In Morococcus cerebrosus, a single genomic region encodes these proteins:
- a CDS encoding TonB-dependent siderophore receptor, translating to MNNTNKEKLFKLSTLAFCLAALPQAVHAAEEVQQVELNQVNVVGKNRSLRTENRNDYTTSAMSSTTGLALTPRETPQSVSVITKNQIDDQGITTLADALKTTTGVNVVRQGNRTHFQSRGFYIEKLEEDGMATTIGAPGIFGHPDRDGHNITDLAMYDHIEVVRGAAGLTQSNSAPGGTINAVRKKPTAKKQISMNGLADRFGKRHIELDASGTLSSENQLRGRIVGSFDHDKTFQDKVKGQNSLLYGVLEKDIGENSKVSVGAYRIAQRNTPNLNGLPLWEDGNSLPRNSYFGADWNHGRFIKNGVFAEFDHYFNDNWKWNSKIDWRNSHSDQRYAFLMAGKSGLKANQSIGIEDQQAFRYQHDSKHLHIQNNLRGKFEALGQTHDIFLTHNYSKERNTLHHTRMQATGSYDPFSAVIPQPDWAAEPYSIMDSNNHFYTHALAAGTRINPTEKLHLLAGGRYTHWKRDFDHNWSRYKGKPDNDAKTYSVKNSKFIPYIGITYDFMPGQSLYASYTSIYKPTLKTNADNSYLAPEVGKNYELGWKGEWMQGKLNTAVSLFQTDNTNVGVRVNVPADGNKKETFYYVPAKERSRGVDAEISGAIGANWKLFAGYTYNIRKTENHPHTEGDFANWTPKHIFRAYSSYTPPFANGKLSIGIGLSSQSKTGSKLPQGGYTVWNAGLQYRPTDNLQLGLAVNNLTDKRYYENNSNRTKNYGSFYGEPRNAVFSLKWKM from the coding sequence ATGAACAATACAAACAAAGAGAAACTTTTCAAACTCAGCACCTTGGCGTTCTGCCTTGCCGCGCTGCCGCAAGCCGTTCACGCCGCTGAAGAAGTGCAGCAGGTGGAATTAAATCAGGTCAATGTGGTCGGCAAAAACCGCAGCCTGCGTACCGAAAATCGAAATGACTATACGACTTCGGCTATGAGTTCTACCACAGGACTGGCATTGACTCCGCGCGAGACGCCGCAATCCGTCAGCGTGATTACCAAAAACCAAATTGACGATCAAGGCATTACGACGCTGGCGGATGCGTTGAAAACAACGACCGGTGTAAATGTCGTCCGCCAAGGGAACCGCACCCATTTCCAAAGCCGCGGATTCTATATTGAAAAATTGGAAGAAGACGGCATGGCCACCACGATTGGCGCGCCGGGCATATTCGGCCACCCTGACAGAGACGGGCACAACATCACCGACCTTGCCATGTATGACCACATTGAAGTTGTGCGCGGTGCAGCCGGGCTGACCCAATCCAACAGCGCGCCCGGAGGTACCATTAATGCCGTACGTAAAAAACCGACGGCTAAAAAACAAATCAGTATGAATGGTTTAGCCGACCGTTTCGGCAAACGGCATATCGAATTGGATGCCTCGGGCACTTTAAGCTCAGAAAACCAACTCCGCGGGCGTATTGTCGGCAGTTTTGATCATGACAAAACATTTCAGGATAAGGTGAAAGGGCAAAACAGCCTTCTTTATGGCGTTTTGGAAAAAGACATCGGAGAAAACAGCAAGGTTTCTGTCGGAGCGTACCGTATTGCCCAGCGCAACACCCCTAATCTCAACGGCCTGCCTTTATGGGAAGACGGAAACAGTCTGCCGCGCAACAGCTATTTCGGTGCGGATTGGAATCATGGGCGGTTCATCAAAAACGGTGTTTTTGCAGAATTTGACCACTACTTCAACGACAACTGGAAATGGAACAGCAAAATCGATTGGCGAAACAGCCACTCCGACCAAAGGTATGCTTTCTTAATGGCAGGCAAAAGCGGGTTGAAAGCCAATCAATCCATCGGTATTGAAGACCAACAGGCTTTCCGCTATCAGCACGACAGCAAACACCTGCATATTCAAAACAACCTGCGCGGCAAGTTTGAAGCCTTGGGTCAAACCCACGACATCTTCCTGACCCATAATTATTCGAAAGAGCGCAATACCCTGCACCATACCCGTATGCAGGCAACCGGCAGCTACGATCCATTTTCTGCCGTTATCCCCCAGCCGGACTGGGCTGCCGAACCATACAGCATTATGGACAGCAACAACCATTTCTATACGCACGCCCTTGCGGCAGGTACCCGCATCAATCCTACGGAAAAACTGCATCTGTTGGCAGGCGGACGCTATACCCATTGGAAACGCGACTTCGATCACAACTGGTCCCGTTATAAGGGCAAGCCGGACAATGATGCCAAAACCTATTCGGTCAAAAACAGCAAATTCATTCCATACATCGGCATCACTTACGATTTCATGCCGGGGCAAAGCCTCTATGCAAGCTATACATCCATCTACAAACCGACTCTGAAAACAAATGCGGACAACAGCTATCTCGCGCCCGAAGTCGGTAAAAACTACGAATTGGGTTGGAAAGGCGAATGGATGCAGGGCAAACTCAATACGGCCGTTTCCCTGTTCCAAACCGATAACACCAACGTCGGCGTGCGTGTCAACGTTCCTGCCGACGGTAACAAGAAGGAGACTTTCTACTACGTTCCCGCAAAAGAACGCAGCCGCGGTGTAGATGCAGAAATTTCCGGAGCAATCGGCGCAAATTGGAAACTGTTTGCCGGCTATACCTACAATATCCGCAAAACAGAAAACCATCCCCATACCGAGGGCGATTTTGCCAACTGGACCCCAAAACACATTTTCCGCGCTTACAGCAGCTATACGCCGCCGTTTGCAAACGGTAAGTTAAGTATCGGTATAGGCTTGTCCAGTCAAAGCAAAACCGGCAGCAAGCTGCCCCAGGGCGGCTATACCGTTTGGAATGCCGGTTTGCAATACCGTCCGACCGACAATTTGCAACTTGGGCTGGCGGTCAACAACCTGACTGACAAACGCTACTATGAAAACAACAGCAACCGTACAAAAAACTACGGCAGCTTCTACGGCGAACCGCGAAATGCCGTGTTCAGCCTGAAGTGGAAGATGTAG
- a CDS encoding TonB-dependent siderophore receptor, whose translation MDASVGDNTKITWGGLYQRKHTKPDDWGVALNLPRDTYLGYNWNKGIYDKATAFAEVEHYFNDNWRYTGKLDYNYNENTKKNSGIYNTSTSYTGYTPGGTLASGWLSRYDNDEKQLTFKNNLNGKFEIAGVPQEIFTEYTYTHTKNNGSRRQYNPGVSFDPMTFTGNEIAEPADWYATPYQMYWETHSKRTTHALLLGFRFNMLKEKLHIMAGTRWNHIKSKYITDYFYTDGKIDNDPDSVTDRKTVRFNPYFAVTYDLTPNQSLYASYTSIFKPNSNQRKDKSYLDPVTGANYEIGWKGEWFERKLNTSFALFDIEQKNRAVQIWDTVDQKWYWEPVGKVRSRGIEAEISGNLSEDWKLFAGYTFNWSKYLEAESKGTVPAGTNFSLHTPKHMLRLHTSYNLPFDSKKWTIGGGVTAQSKTASLYGVKRGGHAVLNANIDYQASKNLKLALISTNLFNRYYYENNKVSSKGANNYYGEPRNVMFNVNYKF comes from the coding sequence ATGGATGCATCCGTCGGCGACAACACCAAAATCACTTGGGGTGGCCTCTATCAGCGCAAACACACCAAGCCCGACGACTGGGGTGTGGCATTGAACCTGCCGCGCGATACCTATCTGGGCTACAACTGGAACAAAGGCATTTACGACAAAGCGACCGCATTCGCCGAAGTAGAACACTATTTCAACGACAACTGGCGTTATACCGGCAAGCTGGATTACAACTACAACGAAAATACCAAGAAAAACAGCGGCATTTACAATACGTCCACGTCCTACACAGGCTACACGCCCGGCGGCACATTGGCTTCGGGCTGGTTGAGCCGCTACGACAATGACGAAAAACAACTGACTTTCAAAAACAATTTGAACGGCAAATTTGAAATTGCGGGCGTGCCGCAGGAAATCTTTACCGAATACACTTACACGCACACCAAAAACAACGGCAGCCGCCGTCAATACAACCCGGGCGTTTCCTTCGACCCGATGACCTTTACCGGCAACGAAATCGCCGAACCCGCCGACTGGTACGCCACACCTTATCAGATGTATTGGGAAACCCATTCCAAACGCACCACCCACGCGCTGCTTTTGGGCTTCCGTTTCAATATGTTGAAAGAAAAACTGCACATAATGGCAGGTACGCGTTGGAACCACATTAAATCGAAATATATAACCGACTATTTCTACACGGACGGCAAGATAGACAACGATCCCGATTCGGTTACCGACCGCAAAACCGTCCGTTTCAATCCCTATTTCGCTGTTACCTACGATTTGACGCCGAACCAAAGCCTGTATGCCAGCTACACATCCATCTTCAAACCGAACAGCAATCAGCGCAAAGACAAATCCTATCTCGACCCCGTTACCGGCGCGAACTACGAAATCGGCTGGAAGGGCGAATGGTTCGAACGCAAGCTGAATACCTCGTTCGCCTTGTTCGACATCGAACAGAAAAACCGCGCGGTACAGATTTGGGATACGGTAGACCAAAAATGGTATTGGGAACCCGTCGGCAAAGTCCGCAGCCGAGGCATCGAAGCCGAAATATCCGGCAACCTGAGCGAAGATTGGAAACTGTTTGCAGGTTATACGTTCAACTGGTCCAAATATCTTGAAGCGGAAAGCAAAGGCACCGTCCCCGCAGGCACCAATTTCAGCCTGCACACGCCAAAACACATGCTGCGCCTCCACACCAGCTACAACCTGCCGTTTGACAGCAAAAAATGGACCATCGGCGGCGGCGTAACTGCACAAAGCAAAACCGCCAGCCTCTACGGCGTGAAGCGCGGCGGTCATGCGGTACTCAATGCCAACATTGATTATCAGGCATCGAAAAACCTGAAACTTGCACTGATTTCGACCAACCTGTTCAACCGTTACTACTACGAGAACAACAAAGTCAGCAGCAAAGGCGCGAACAACTACTATGGCGAACCGCGTAATGTAATGTTCAACGTCAATTACAAATTCTAA